A region from the Desulfomarina profundi genome encodes:
- the cysS gene encoding cysteine--tRNA ligase, translated as MLHDNILSAIGYTPLVRINRLFKDDSVQIYGKLESCNPGGSVKERISLSMIEAGEKSGELTKDKIVLEATSGNTGIGLAMVCAAKGYRCTLVMPESASIERRKIMQAYGAEILLTPAKRATDGAIEKAYGMAREYPERYFLADQFNNEANWRAHYDRTAPEIWEQTEGRVTHLVATLGTSGTVMGLCAWFNEFQPHVKVIAVEPHLGHKIQGLKNMKESYRPGIFDKNIPSEVVSVDDEPSFAMARSLAKEEGLLVGMSSGAAMSAAIHYAEKLNKGLVVVMLPDGGERYLSTPLFSIEKKEKKEDQLLFYNTMSKKKEPFVPLQKGRATFYSCGPTAYEFADLQICRRFVVADLITRTLEEKGFTVDSYMNFTDIDDRTIEGAEKAGQPLKEFTDRYIASFLEDIETLGVKPAKDYPKASEYIGNMIEMSHELIHKGYAYEKHGSIYFDISKFKKYGRLSGIDLGKIQLGKTVDLDNYEKDNPRDFTLLKRSTLGELKKGIFFETDWGNVRPSWHVECSAMATTNLGSTMDIHTSSRNLIFPHHENEIAIAEALTGKPLANYWLHSEMVVVDSKNMSREAGNRVTLRDLLARGYSGREVRFMLLSVHYRKPINFSLKRLESVRTALRRLDEFTCKLHCLPPGMPHPEVTAYVSTMEKQFFRAMDDDLNVSKGMSGIYTFIKKLNPILQVNHLDQDQRNYILETLEKINRVLNIFRLEGCPLAPDVNALIKLREEARLKKDWLAADAARDELARKGITVIDTENGPIWKRICEGKLN; from the coding sequence ATGTTACACGATAATATTTTAAGCGCTATCGGCTATACGCCCCTCGTAAGAATCAATAGACTTTTTAAAGATGATTCCGTACAGATATATGGAAAGTTGGAGTCCTGCAATCCAGGTGGTTCCGTGAAGGAACGGATTTCGCTTTCCATGATTGAAGCGGGAGAAAAAAGCGGCGAGCTGACAAAAGATAAAATCGTGCTGGAGGCTACCAGCGGCAATACGGGTATCGGTCTGGCTATGGTCTGTGCCGCTAAAGGTTACAGGTGTACCCTTGTCATGCCCGAGTCCGCTTCCATCGAGCGGCGAAAAATAATGCAGGCCTACGGTGCTGAAATTCTGCTCACTCCAGCTAAAAGGGCAACTGACGGTGCTATTGAAAAGGCCTACGGCATGGCACGGGAATACCCGGAGCGATACTTTCTCGCTGACCAGTTCAATAACGAGGCCAACTGGCGTGCCCATTATGACCGGACTGCACCGGAAATATGGGAACAGACGGAAGGCAGGGTGACTCATCTTGTGGCGACACTCGGGACATCCGGAACCGTCATGGGGCTCTGCGCCTGGTTTAACGAGTTTCAGCCCCATGTGAAGGTCATCGCTGTTGAACCGCATCTTGGTCACAAGATTCAGGGACTGAAAAATATGAAGGAGTCCTATCGTCCCGGTATTTTTGATAAAAATATTCCGTCTGAAGTGGTGTCTGTAGATGATGAACCATCCTTTGCCATGGCCAGGAGTCTTGCTAAAGAGGAAGGTCTGCTTGTGGGGATGAGCAGTGGAGCGGCTATGTCTGCTGCCATTCATTATGCTGAAAAACTGAATAAAGGTCTGGTCGTTGTTATGCTGCCGGACGGTGGTGAGAGATATCTCAGCACACCTCTTTTTTCCATTGAAAAGAAAGAAAAAAAAGAGGATCAACTGCTTTTCTACAATACGATGAGCAAGAAAAAGGAACCCTTTGTCCCTCTCCAGAAGGGCAGAGCCACTTTTTATTCATGCGGCCCTACTGCTTACGAATTTGCCGACCTCCAGATATGTAGACGCTTCGTGGTGGCAGACCTTATTACCAGAACTTTGGAGGAAAAAGGGTTTACGGTGGATTCCTATATGAATTTCACCGATATTGATGACCGGACAATTGAAGGCGCGGAAAAGGCGGGACAACCCCTCAAAGAATTCACTGATCGCTATATAGCCAGTTTTCTGGAGGATATTGAAACTCTGGGAGTTAAGCCGGCAAAAGATTACCCGAAGGCCTCCGAATATATCGGCAACATGATCGAGATGTCCCATGAGCTGATTCACAAGGGGTATGCTTATGAAAAACACGGTTCCATCTATTTCGATATTTCCAAATTCAAAAAGTACGGGCGTTTATCCGGTATCGATCTTGGAAAAATTCAACTCGGTAAAACCGTTGACCTGGATAACTACGAAAAAGATAATCCTCGGGATTTTACACTTCTCAAACGCTCAACACTGGGTGAGTTAAAAAAGGGGATCTTTTTTGAAACAGACTGGGGAAACGTGCGACCGAGCTGGCATGTGGAATGCTCCGCCATGGCTACCACCAACCTTGGCTCGACTATGGATATTCATACATCCAGCAGAAACCTGATCTTTCCTCACCACGAAAATGAAATAGCCATTGCCGAGGCACTGACCGGAAAACCCCTGGCCAATTACTGGCTCCATTCGGAAATGGTTGTGGTTGATTCGAAGAACATGTCAAGGGAGGCCGGTAACAGAGTAACCTTGCGGGATCTGCTGGCACGCGGATACAGTGGACGGGAAGTGCGCTTCATGCTGCTTTCAGTTCACTATCGGAAGCCGATTAATTTTTCCTTGAAACGCCTTGAATCAGTGCGGACGGCATTACGGCGTCTTGATGAATTCACCTGCAAACTGCACTGTCTTCCTCCTGGAATGCCCCATCCCGAGGTAACTGCTTATGTCTCGACCATGGAAAAACAGTTCTTCCGGGCTATGGATGATGACTTGAATGTTTCAAAGGGGATGAGTGGTATCTATACCTTTATCAAAAAACTCAATCCCATTCTCCAGGTGAATCATCTGGATCAGGACCAGAGAAACTATATTCTTGAGACTCTGGAGAAGATTAATCGGGTTCTCAATATCTTCAGACTGGAAGGCTGTCCACTGGCACCTGATGTCAATGCCCTGATAAAGTTGAGGGAAGAGGCCCGCCTGAAAAAGGACTGGCTGGCGGCGGATGCCGCAAGGGATGAACTGGCACGGAAAGGAATCACTGTTATTGATACGGAAAACGGCCCGATCTGGAAACGGATCTGCGAAGGGAAACTGAACTGA
- a CDS encoding restriction endonuclease → MYIILLLIVFFFFWYVKNVIKEEERIHKEIILKRQREEARLRAIRLSNVDNLSGLEFEKYIAWLLGRKGYQEVEITKGSGDFGVDIVASFGGSKYAIQVKRYSSNVSRRAVSDAVAGKGHYFCSEAMVITNSHFTKQAKIFAESVNCVLVDRDILISWIMECYSEDRNYIEPIGAINTTIPDDVMEQICKYAKETWPDSIHLQQTDIEINVEAYNKISRIKDRGNNKIPKKVWNFIIQSAKEDSHGDFSIELENLQNNIKWWENELNLKEAPQSVINNIFNYFYDDKYETLFSKRYSIEREAEGYHLLKELKKSRSLPRIEFNKLYAKAQRENPKSYRGTYNDLKTSLDNYK, encoded by the coding sequence GTGTACATTATTCTCCTTCTAATTGTGTTCTTCTTTTTTTGGTACGTAAAAAACGTCATCAAAGAGGAAGAAAGAATCCATAAAGAAATAATTCTAAAAAGGCAACGAGAAGAAGCTAGATTAAGAGCGATCAGATTGTCAAATGTCGACAATCTGAGTGGTCTTGAGTTTGAAAAATATATTGCATGGCTTCTTGGTCGAAAAGGATACCAAGAAGTAGAGATTACAAAGGGATCCGGTGATTTTGGTGTGGATATCGTTGCCTCATTTGGAGGTAGTAAATATGCAATTCAAGTAAAGCGCTACTCATCAAACGTATCAAGAAGAGCTGTAAGTGATGCGGTTGCGGGTAAAGGCCATTACTTTTGCTCAGAGGCCATGGTTATTACCAACAGTCACTTTACCAAGCAAGCAAAAATTTTTGCGGAGAGTGTGAATTGTGTACTGGTAGATCGAGACATCCTCATTTCATGGATTATGGAATGTTACTCTGAAGACAGGAATTATATTGAGCCAATTGGAGCGATAAATACTACCATTCCTGATGATGTGATGGAGCAAATATGCAAATATGCCAAAGAAACTTGGCCAGACTCCATACACTTGCAACAAACCGATATTGAGATCAATGTTGAAGCCTATAATAAAATTAGTAGGATTAAAGATCGAGGGAATAATAAAATTCCTAAAAAGGTCTGGAATTTTATTATTCAAAGTGCAAAGGAGGATTCCCATGGGGATTTCAGCATTGAATTAGAAAACCTACAAAACAACATTAAGTGGTGGGAAAATGAACTAAATCTAAAAGAAGCTCCTCAGTCAGTCATTAATAATATTTTCAATTACTTTTATGACGACAAATACGAGACACTTTTTAGTAAAAGATATTCTATTGAGCGTGAGGCAGAAGGTTATCATTTATTGAAAGAATTAAAAAAGAGCAGAAGTCTTCCCAGAATCGAATTTAACAAATTATATGCTAAAGCACAAAGAGAAAACCCAAAATCTTACAGAGGTACCTACAACGACTTGAAGACATCACTTGACAATTATAAATAA
- a CDS encoding IS5 family transposase — protein sequence MNQPGLFDYSKRLARIDNVGDPLAKLNEVIDWEQFRKLIDLSREKPRKSPAGAKGYDSILMFKVLIIQALYNLSDEKLEFQILDRYSFSRFLGIREGDKVPDSTTIFRFREELAKSNIIEILFTQFDQFLRDNGFRAQKGQIVGASIVRVPIQRNTRDENKEIKAGKKIKSWSTAKKNQKDIDVRWTKKNGKSYFGYKNHISVDVGYKFIRSYEVTDASVHDSRVFTDLLDPCNTSRDVWADSAYRSEESLTELKIQGFREHIQRKGSRKKKLTKREQQGNRTRSRIRSRVEHIFGVQAMRTGGTLLRGIGFIRIIAKIGLRNMAFNLTRYVQLVTT from the coding sequence ATGAATCAACCAGGATTATTTGACTACAGCAAGCGCCTTGCACGTATTGATAACGTTGGCGATCCTCTTGCAAAACTCAACGAAGTAATCGACTGGGAGCAGTTCAGAAAGTTAATTGACCTGTCGAGAGAAAAGCCGAGAAAATCTCCTGCTGGTGCAAAGGGTTATGATTCAATTTTAATGTTCAAAGTTCTGATAATTCAGGCTCTGTACAACCTTTCTGACGAGAAACTTGAATTTCAAATTCTTGACCGTTACTCGTTTTCGCGATTCCTTGGTATCCGTGAAGGCGATAAGGTACCAGATTCTACCACCATATTTCGTTTCAGGGAAGAGTTGGCGAAATCAAACATTATCGAAATCTTGTTTACTCAATTTGACCAGTTTCTCCGTGACAACGGGTTTCGTGCACAGAAAGGTCAGATTGTAGGTGCCAGTATTGTCCGTGTGCCGATTCAAAGAAATACTCGAGATGAAAATAAAGAGATTAAGGCTGGCAAAAAGATAAAGTCGTGGAGTACGGCCAAAAAGAATCAAAAAGATATTGATGTCCGGTGGACGAAGAAAAACGGTAAATCATATTTTGGCTACAAAAATCATATCAGTGTAGATGTTGGTTACAAGTTTATCCGGAGCTATGAGGTTACCGATGCAAGTGTTCATGACAGCCGGGTTTTTACTGACCTTCTTGATCCGTGTAACACAAGCAGGGACGTGTGGGCGGATTCAGCTTATCGTTCTGAAGAATCTCTAACCGAGTTGAAAATACAAGGTTTTCGTGAGCACATTCAGCGCAAAGGTTCGCGAAAGAAAAAGCTCACCAAAAGAGAACAGCAAGGGAACAGAACCCGATCACGTATTCGCAGTCGAGTTGAGCATATCTTCGGCGTTCAAGCTATGCGTACAGGAGGAACGCTCTTGCGGGGGATAGGTTTTATTCGAATAATAGCGAAAATTGGTTTGAGAAATATGGCGTTTAATCTTACTCGGTATGTTCAACTTGTGACTACTTGA
- a CDS encoding DUF5906 domain-containing protein has translation MSKKIELPNTSSQNTMRYSQEIDELVSFTKFTKKDGNLTKTISLDENGTIEKDSSECYLSEGIAETVTTKFKDLPKYINRLEQNQAISIGISSKNKTKICSRRQIDRLSEKVYITRTLDNFCFPERKQGLILLDCDSDIPVDEVLEILSEIIPDFDQTARIIKPSVSAGLHRKSTGKQLSGGNSAHIYALVQNAADIQRFGKVLHERLILAGHGHVEFSKDGKILIRTLVDQYVYSPERLIFEAPPILVGDIEQSITNTKYIKGKALDTVQLQELSGTEIIQYENILRELRDKNKGKAEEIHAKFIKKEGKRIATEHNIPIQEAEKRIESRSKGILSGDDIINFDNGTSSTVRIILQNPELYDGKTMPDPLEPDYGGGRNKAILYANAESGVPLIHSFAHGERTYFLLYDFKDLDEMFTNGPRISLAESAELLVNADVTDAEYEVLIQKIRNKLSLGAKIVRTALKNAQAQTTNHSVEDEEQYKTELSDTLNLRYGVATYGGKTVIIEEKYDEVLECYSIAFHKSTELSDYYANQPITNPNTKKRQNIFQAWLKSCNRNTFDDVIFKPDSTTFRSGDRVIQQGGKYNLWQGYTLIPAQGDCSLILQHIREVWCGGDEEMYEYVLNWLADMFQHPERPGKTALVLRSGQGAGKNIIADKVIAYFFGIHALIANRADDFLGRFNSALGHAVFVFVNEAVWGGNKEKQGILKALITDRYITIERKYHEGTKVSNCSHLLFSSNESWVAPTEIGDRRFVYLPVSDHKKGDAVYFKNLVSQIENKGRAAFLYEMLNRDLSDVDLTRMPANQSAQRLTDQLQSAAPHIKFISDILGDPLFESYRRNKNFTEMDHPLELVWNADGWTVIKDDLFIMYQIFCKNSRHDTPVSKDVFFRLINRDIPGLITTCKPSDNNKRLNCVKFQAIDDARTIFKEATGFEIEREA, from the coding sequence ATGAGTAAAAAGATAGAGCTGCCAAATACGAGCTCACAAAACACGATGAGATATTCTCAAGAAATTGATGAGTTAGTTTCTTTTACCAAATTCACTAAAAAAGATGGTAACTTAACAAAAACTATTTCCTTAGATGAGAATGGCACGATAGAAAAAGATTCCAGTGAGTGTTACTTGTCAGAGGGTATAGCTGAAACTGTCACAACAAAGTTTAAAGATCTCCCCAAGTACATCAACCGCCTGGAACAGAACCAGGCGATAAGTATAGGCATCTCCTCGAAAAATAAAACTAAAATATGCTCTCGCAGGCAGATAGACAGACTGTCTGAAAAAGTTTACATCACTAGAACTTTAGATAATTTTTGTTTCCCAGAGAGGAAACAAGGGCTGATTCTATTGGATTGCGACAGTGATATCCCTGTGGATGAGGTTCTGGAAATTCTATCTGAAATTATCCCGGATTTTGACCAAACAGCAAGAATCATAAAACCGTCCGTGTCTGCAGGCCTTCACAGAAAATCAACGGGAAAACAACTTTCCGGTGGAAATAGTGCTCACATTTATGCACTAGTCCAAAATGCCGCTGATATCCAGAGATTCGGGAAAGTCCTCCACGAGCGATTAATTCTTGCAGGACACGGCCATGTTGAATTTTCAAAAGATGGCAAGATTCTGATTAGAACTTTAGTTGATCAATATGTATACAGCCCTGAGCGATTGATTTTCGAAGCTCCCCCAATTTTGGTTGGTGACATTGAACAGAGTATTACTAACACAAAATATATTAAGGGTAAGGCTTTGGATACGGTTCAACTCCAGGAACTCAGTGGAACTGAGATCATCCAGTACGAAAATATCCTGCGGGAACTACGAGATAAAAACAAAGGAAAAGCTGAAGAAATACACGCTAAATTCATCAAGAAGGAAGGTAAAAGAATTGCAACAGAACACAATATACCCATTCAGGAAGCTGAGAAAAGAATAGAGAGTCGTTCAAAGGGTATTTTAAGCGGGGACGATATCATAAATTTCGACAATGGCACTTCATCAACCGTTCGAATTATTCTACAGAATCCTGAGCTGTATGATGGCAAAACCATGCCTGATCCTCTTGAACCAGATTATGGTGGCGGACGTAACAAAGCAATTCTCTATGCCAACGCTGAATCAGGGGTTCCTCTCATCCATAGTTTCGCCCACGGAGAACGAACATATTTCCTGCTTTATGATTTTAAAGATCTTGATGAAATGTTTACAAACGGCCCTCGTATCTCTTTAGCAGAAAGCGCAGAGTTATTAGTTAATGCCGATGTCACTGATGCAGAGTATGAGGTGCTTATTCAAAAAATCCGAAATAAACTCAGCCTGGGAGCGAAGATTGTACGTACTGCATTAAAAAATGCACAAGCCCAGACAACAAATCACTCCGTAGAGGACGAAGAGCAGTATAAGACTGAGCTATCTGATACCCTGAATCTCAGATATGGTGTAGCAACATATGGCGGGAAAACTGTCATAATTGAAGAGAAATATGATGAGGTGTTAGAGTGTTACTCCATTGCTTTCCATAAGTCTACAGAACTTTCCGACTATTATGCAAATCAACCTATTACCAACCCAAACACAAAAAAAAGGCAGAATATATTTCAAGCCTGGTTGAAGTCATGCAACAGGAACACTTTTGACGATGTTATTTTCAAGCCCGACTCAACAACATTTCGGTCAGGGGATAGAGTAATACAGCAAGGCGGTAAATATAACCTCTGGCAGGGCTACACCTTGATTCCTGCTCAGGGGGATTGTTCACTGATCCTGCAGCATATCCGTGAAGTGTGGTGTGGTGGAGATGAAGAGATGTATGAGTATGTCCTTAACTGGCTAGCTGATATGTTTCAGCACCCGGAGAGACCAGGCAAAACAGCACTTGTATTAAGGTCTGGGCAGGGAGCTGGGAAGAACATAATTGCTGACAAAGTAATAGCTTACTTCTTCGGTATCCATGCTCTTATAGCAAATAGAGCTGATGATTTCTTAGGACGCTTTAATAGCGCTTTAGGGCATGCCGTGTTCGTTTTCGTCAACGAGGCGGTTTGGGGTGGTAACAAAGAAAAACAGGGTATTCTCAAAGCCCTTATTACAGATAGATACATCACTATAGAGCGTAAGTACCATGAAGGGACTAAGGTTTCTAACTGCTCGCACCTGCTGTTCTCCTCCAATGAATCATGGGTGGCACCCACTGAAATAGGTGACAGGAGGTTTGTGTATTTACCCGTCTCTGATCATAAAAAGGGAGATGCTGTGTATTTCAAAAATCTGGTATCTCAGATAGAGAATAAAGGGCGTGCTGCTTTTCTCTATGAAATGCTGAACAGGGATCTGAGTGATGTTGATCTTACCAGGATGCCTGCGAATCAGAGCGCCCAGCGCCTAACTGACCAGCTGCAGTCAGCTGCCCCTCATATCAAGTTCATATCTGATATCCTGGGTGACCCTCTTTTTGAATCATATCGTAGGAATAAAAATTTCACAGAAATGGATCATCCTCTCGAATTAGTTTGGAATGCAGATGGGTGGACTGTTATTAAGGACGATTTATTCATAATGTATCAGATTTTTTGCAAGAATAGTCGGCACGACACTCCCGTCAGTAAAGATGTTTTTTTTAGGCTGATTAACCGTGACATACCTGGACTGATAACAACTTGCAAACCATCAGATAACAATAAAAGGTTAAATTGTGTGAAATTCCAAGCAATTGACGACGCTAGAACGATATTTAAAGAAGCGACTGGGTTTGAAATTGAACGAGAGGCGTAA
- the istB gene encoding IS21-like element helper ATPase IstB, producing MSSTDNRIILDASLKKLYLSTIRACYQEEADLARKESLSYESYLQELVVRECEERRHKRITRYLRESRLPLEKNLASFEMDRLPAKLSGFVNSLLEGSFLDRCENILAFGNPGSGKTHLLCAIAQELINKDRRVFFSPCSLLVQNLLVAKKELVLPRFLKKLAKYDAILIDDIGYVQQSREEMEVLFTLLAYCYERNSIMLTSNLPFSQWEKIFKDPMTTAAAIDRLVHHSVILELNLDSYRLEKAKQSLEEN from the coding sequence ATGAGTTCAACCGATAATCGAATTATCCTGGATGCGTCTCTTAAAAAGCTTTATCTGTCAACTATCCGAGCCTGTTACCAGGAGGAGGCGGATTTGGCGAGAAAGGAATCACTAAGCTATGAATCATACCTTCAGGAACTGGTTGTGCGGGAGTGTGAAGAAAGACGCCATAAACGCATTACCAGATATTTGCGAGAATCCAGACTGCCCCTGGAAAAAAACTTAGCTTCGTTTGAAATGGATCGGCTTCCGGCCAAACTGAGCGGCTTTGTCAATAGTTTGCTGGAAGGTTCTTTTCTTGACAGGTGTGAAAACATACTAGCTTTTGGAAACCCAGGTAGTGGAAAAACCCATCTGCTCTGTGCCATTGCCCAGGAACTGATTAACAAGGATAGGCGTGTTTTCTTTTCTCCGTGCAGTCTGCTGGTGCAAAATCTGCTGGTGGCCAAAAAGGAGCTTGTTCTTCCAAGATTTCTGAAAAAACTTGCCAAGTATGATGCCATACTGATCGACGATATCGGCTATGTCCAGCAAAGCCGAGAAGAAATGGAAGTGCTCTTTACCCTTCTTGCGTATTGTTATGAACGGAACAGTATCATGCTAACCAGCAATTTACCATTTTCACAGTGGGAGAAGATATTTAAAGATCCAATGACTACGGCTGCAGCGATAGACCGGCTTGTGCATCATAGCGTAATACTGGAACTTAATCTTGATAGCTACAGACTGGAAAAAGCAAAACAAAGCCTTGAGGAAAATTAA
- a CDS encoding tyrosine-type recombinase/integrase, translating into MIKNKINFTDTKLRKLNHDGSTKRLYFYDAGQPALSLCITPAGTKSFQFQAWDRARGKSVTKSIGKYPSVAINHARQLAANLLTEVNKGVDVIEAAKAIKNEDTLAVIFSRWLDVYAKPHKKSWDEDKRRYTLYIDKPLGSKPISWFSPNKIRKWHSDITKLPKQRGTGTITGTTANRALALLSTIFSQMAPERPNPCKSVKKFREQSRDRFLQPSELQRFFDGLAKPETPPTLRDYLLLSIYTGARRNNVMQMKWVDIDFDQHLWRIPASQSKNAEVMIVPLVAPAIQILKTRKAKTSSVFVFDSSRSKSGHIEEPKRAWKSLLKRANLSDVRIHDLRRTMGSYQTMTGASSTVVGKTLGHKSQSATAVYARLNLDPVRSSMEAAVEMMEASRELREKVVNIKEK; encoded by the coding sequence ATGATAAAGAATAAAATTAACTTCACTGATACCAAACTCCGCAAGCTCAACCATGATGGTAGCACCAAGCGTCTATATTTCTATGATGCTGGTCAACCTGCGCTATCTCTCTGCATCACACCTGCTGGTACAAAATCCTTCCAGTTTCAAGCATGGGATAGAGCCAGAGGAAAATCTGTTACGAAGTCCATAGGTAAATACCCATCAGTAGCTATTAATCATGCCAGACAATTGGCAGCCAATTTACTAACAGAAGTCAACAAAGGTGTTGATGTCATAGAAGCTGCGAAAGCCATAAAAAATGAAGACACCCTCGCTGTTATCTTTTCCCGCTGGCTTGACGTGTACGCAAAACCTCACAAGAAGTCATGGGATGAAGACAAAAGGCGCTATACACTCTACATAGACAAACCATTAGGCAGCAAACCTATCTCGTGGTTTTCACCTAACAAGATCAGAAAATGGCACTCTGATATTACAAAACTTCCTAAACAACGAGGAACAGGCACAATAACAGGTACAACCGCCAACCGCGCTCTTGCTTTGCTCTCAACTATTTTTAGCCAAATGGCCCCAGAAAGGCCTAATCCCTGTAAAAGTGTAAAAAAATTCAGGGAGCAGAGTAGAGACAGATTCTTACAACCTTCCGAGTTACAGCGATTTTTTGATGGCCTCGCAAAACCTGAAACACCGCCCACCCTTCGTGATTACCTCCTACTGTCAATCTACACCGGAGCACGCAGAAACAACGTTATGCAGATGAAATGGGTGGATATTGACTTTGATCAGCACCTATGGAGAATACCGGCATCTCAAAGTAAAAATGCCGAAGTTATGATAGTGCCTCTGGTCGCACCTGCGATACAGATACTTAAGACTAGGAAAGCTAAAACAAGCTCTGTTTTTGTTTTTGATAGCTCTCGAAGTAAGAGCGGCCATATTGAAGAACCAAAAAGGGCCTGGAAATCGCTCCTTAAAAGGGCTAATCTCTCGGATGTTCGTATACATGATCTCCGTCGAACAATGGGTAGCTACCAAACCATGACAGGCGCTTCTTCAACAGTAGTGGGTAAGACCCTTGGCCATAAAAGCCAGTCAGCAACAGCAGTTTATGCAAGGCTAAACCTTGATCCTGTTCGTTCAAGCATGGAGGCAGCAGTGGAGATGATGGAAGCATCCAGAGAGTTGCGTGAAAAAGTAGTTAATATAAAGGAAAAATGA